From a region of the Campylobacter anatolicus genome:
- a CDS encoding MmcQ/YjbR family DNA-binding protein, with translation MANHKKQDEIFKFIYQSYGIKGERLFERYPEFVVFRHIQNEKWFAVFMLVESEKLGFKSGRQIQILNLKCKPDLAKILRDDSQILLAYHMNKKHWISVNLDSDIKGSVVQDLIKTSFELTKGR, from the coding sequence ATGGCTAATCATAAAAAACAAGATGAAATTTTTAAATTTATATATCAAAGTTATGGCATAAAAGGTGAAAGATTGTTTGAAAGATACCCCGAGTTTGTAGTATTTCGCCATATTCAAAATGAAAAATGGTTTGCTGTTTTTATGCTAGTTGAAAGTGAAAAATTAGGCTTTAAATCAGGACGACAGATACAAATTTTAAATTTAAAATGCAAGCCTGATTTGGCTAAAATTTTAAGAGATGATAGTCAAATTTTATTAGCTTATCATATGAATAAAAAACATTGGATAAGTGTTAATTTAGATAGTGACATTAAAGGTAGTGTAGTGCAGGATCTGATAAAGACGAGCTTTGAGCTAACAAAAGGGCGATAA
- the murC gene encoding UDP-N-acetylmuramate--L-alanine ligase, whose protein sequence is MKKVHFVGIGGIGISAIARFLNEKGLKISGSDIKESKTTLELQKQGIEVMTPHCKEAIKDQDFVVYSAAIKDDNVELVEAKKRGIKCFSRKEILPYVLEDKRVFSVAGAHGKSTTSAMLSSLIDGSVIIGAISKQFGSNMRYEQSQNVVFEADESDSSFLNSNPYLAVVTNAEPEHMEHYDYDLAKFYAAYKGFLERAKVRVINAEDEFLSTLKIDAIRLFPSTDITEMAMVVRDYQPYTSFNLKNLGKFEVFGMGRHIAIDASLAILAALHETPLKDIREKLLNFKGIKKRFDILRADKNFILIDDYAHHPTEIKATLASVFEYAKLLGISQVTAIFQPHRYTRLSTNLAGFKECFKGVDELVILPVYAAGETPIEVDMKAEFKEYNPIFTDRVERTENGVEFTDEFGVINRLSDGIVVGFGAGDISIQLRGSC, encoded by the coding sequence GTGAAAAAGGTACATTTTGTTGGGATAGGAGGTATTGGCATTTCTGCCATCGCCCGCTTTTTAAATGAAAAAGGACTAAAGATAAGTGGTAGTGATATCAAAGAGAGCAAAACTACGCTAGAGCTTCAAAAACAAGGCATAGAGGTGATGACGCCGCATTGTAAAGAGGCGATAAAAGATCAAGATTTTGTAGTATATTCAGCAGCGATAAAAGATGATAATGTAGAGCTAGTTGAGGCTAAAAAGCGTGGGATAAAGTGCTTTTCTAGAAAAGAAATTTTACCCTACGTGCTTGAGGATAAGCGTGTATTTTCAGTTGCTGGAGCACACGGAAAAAGCACGACATCAGCTATGCTTTCAAGCTTGATAGATGGCTCTGTTATCATCGGTGCCATATCAAAGCAGTTTGGCTCAAATATGCGATACGAGCAGAGTCAAAATGTCGTTTTTGAAGCAGATGAGAGCGATAGTAGCTTTTTAAACTCAAATCCATATCTAGCCGTTGTAACAAACGCAGAACCCGAACATATGGAGCATTATGATTATGATTTAGCAAAATTTTATGCTGCGTATAAGGGGTTTTTAGAGCGTGCAAAGGTGCGTGTTATAAACGCTGAAGATGAGTTTTTAAGCACCTTAAAGATTGACGCTATACGACTTTTTCCTAGCACAGACATCACGGAAATGGCGATGGTTGTTAGAGACTATCAGCCGTACACGAGCTTTAATCTTAAAAATCTAGGTAAATTTGAAGTATTTGGTATGGGTCGGCATATCGCCATAGACGCTAGTCTTGCTATACTTGCAGCACTACACGAAACGCCATTAAAAGATATAAGAGAGAAGCTTTTAAATTTTAAAGGGATAAAAAAGCGTTTTGATATATTACGTGCCGATAAAAACTTTATACTTATTGATGATTACGCACACCATCCAACTGAGATAAAAGCGACTTTGGCTTCGGTTTTTGAGTATGCAAAATTACTTGGAATTTCGCAAGTTACAGCGATATTTCAACCACATCGTTATACTAGATTAAGCACAAATTTAGCTGGATTTAAGGAGTGTTTTAAGGGGGTTGATGAGCTAGTTATTCTACCTGTTTATGCAGCAGGAGAGACGCCTATTGAAGTTGATATGAAAGCCGAGTTTAAGGAGTATAATCCGATATTTACAGATAGGGTTGAGCGAACAGAAAATGGAGTAGAATTTACCGATGAGTTTGGTGTGATAAATCGTTTAAGTGACGGCATAGTTGTGGGATTTGGTGCTGGGGACATTAGTATTCAGCTACGTGGAAGTTGTTAA
- a CDS encoding endonuclease MutS2, which produces MSGFDEIITRLDLSEYLDSFKSFLARPKPLFLQGDSKIHFENITELINYEFDAPHESMSLDDALARLSKQATLHISEIYEFAKIIRYFSYLKGLKFANRLGEWVAKIQIPANMQEMANSFDKDGFFKDSVDERFGTIKRVFDEKKNQIDAELKRLIYSKHITPYIVDTQVHFINSQEALLVRGGFNHVLKGTILARSSGGYFYVAPANVERLKNEQSELISRREEIVYEHCKRLSGMMSKSLLFLKFINNAFDQFDAYQARVRLARARDYEFVLPNSSHRINLVNFSHPALKNPKSISVDFSKKVLLITGVNAGGKSMLLKSIISATLLSKYLLPMRINANASTIGTFKEFDAIIEDPQNVKNDISTFAGRMLHFSRLFSKRSLLIGVDEIELGTDFEEAASLYGVIIEKLITQDIKMIITTHHKRLAMLLAKNSEIELVAALYDEVAQRPKFEFLKGTIGKSYAFETASRYGIPPNLVGEAKRIYGEDKENLNEIITKTLNLQTKLNEELRQTTQKEQKLSRMLDDVKEQKERDEAKISAIISRLEREYFEAIKQAKSVINLKDTKDKQRALNAAHERKTNIVKPHIKAIEELKIGDNVKYEKIKGVVLNISKNDAMIEVEGIRLRVPIALLRKNNAPVLSPKKPGINLNVQRPTNASVTLDLHGLRADEAIAKLDKFISDSLIMGFDEVLVYHGIGTGKLSYAVKNFLKSHPSVKGFSDAAPNQGGFGAKIVRF; this is translated from the coding sequence ATGAGTGGGTTTGATGAGATAATAACTCGCCTTGATCTAAGCGAGTATCTAGATAGTTTTAAGAGTTTTTTAGCACGTCCCAAGCCACTGTTTTTGCAAGGCGATAGTAAAATTCACTTTGAAAATATAACTGAGCTTATAAACTATGAATTCGATGCACCACACGAGAGTATGAGTCTAGATGACGCATTAGCTAGGCTTAGCAAACAAGCTACACTTCACATCAGTGAAATTTATGAATTTGCAAAGATCATTCGCTATTTTTCCTATCTTAAAGGGCTTAAGTTTGCTAATCGCCTTGGTGAGTGGGTCGCAAAGATACAAATCCCTGCAAATATGCAAGAGATGGCAAATAGCTTTGATAAAGATGGCTTTTTTAAAGATAGCGTTGACGAGAGATTTGGAACGATAAAAAGAGTATTTGATGAGAAAAAAAACCAGATCGATGCCGAGCTAAAACGGCTTATTTATTCAAAGCACATCACGCCATACATTGTAGATACACAGGTGCATTTTATTAACTCACAAGAGGCTCTACTCGTGCGTGGCGGTTTTAATCACGTGCTTAAAGGCACGATACTTGCACGTAGCTCTGGTGGGTATTTCTACGTTGCACCAGCGAATGTTGAACGGCTTAAAAATGAGCAAAGCGAGCTAATAAGTCGTCGCGAAGAGATAGTTTATGAACATTGCAAACGGCTAAGTGGCATGATGAGTAAGTCACTTTTGTTTTTAAAATTTATAAACAACGCCTTTGATCAGTTTGATGCGTATCAGGCACGTGTGCGTCTAGCGAGAGCTAGGGATTATGAGTTTGTTTTACCAAATAGTTCGCATCGCATAAATTTAGTAAATTTTTCCCACCCAGCACTTAAAAACCCAAAGAGCATAAGCGTGGATTTTAGTAAAAAGGTATTACTTATAACAGGTGTAAATGCAGGTGGAAAGTCAATGCTATTAAAATCAATTATCTCAGCAACGCTTCTATCAAAGTATCTTTTACCTATGCGGATAAATGCAAACGCCTCAACTATCGGCACGTTTAAAGAATTTGACGCTATCATTGAAGACCCGCAAAATGTTAAAAACGATATCTCTACTTTTGCTGGACGGATGCTACACTTCTCACGCTTGTTTAGCAAACGCTCACTACTTATTGGCGTTGATGAGATAGAGCTAGGCACTGACTTTGAAGAGGCGGCTAGTCTTTATGGCGTCATAATAGAAAAGCTAATTACACAAGATATAAAGATGATAATTACAACGCACCACAAGCGTTTGGCAATGCTACTTGCTAAAAATAGTGAGATTGAGCTAGTGGCTGCACTTTATGATGAAGTGGCTCAGCGTCCGAAATTTGAGTTTTTAAAAGGCACAATAGGCAAGTCCTATGCTTTTGAGACGGCTAGTCGATATGGCATACCGCCAAATTTAGTCGGCGAAGCCAAAAGAATTTATGGCGAAGATAAGGAAAATTTAAATGAAATTATTACAAAGACGCTAAATTTACAAACAAAACTTAATGAAGAACTAAGGCAAACTACGCAAAAAGAGCAAAAACTAAGTCGAATGCTTGATGATGTAAAAGAGCAAAAAGAGCGTGATGAAGCGAAAATTTCAGCCATTATCTCACGGCTTGAACGAGAGTATTTTGAAGCGATAAAACAGGCAAAATCAGTTATAAATTTAAAAGATACTAAGGACAAACAACGTGCCTTAAACGCTGCTCACGAAAGAAAAACTAACATTGTAAAACCGCATATTAAAGCTATTGAAGAGCTAAAAATAGGCGATAATGTAAAATATGAAAAGATAAAAGGCGTTGTGTTAAACATCAGTAAAAATGACGCTATGATTGAAGTCGAAGGGATAAGACTACGTGTGCCAATAGCACTTTTACGTAAAAATAACGCTCCAGTGCTATCACCTAAAAAGCCAGGCATAAATCTAAACGTGCAAAGGCCAACAAATGCGTCTGTAACGCTTGATCTGCACGGACTTAGAGCTGATGAGGCGATAGCTAAGCTAGATAAATTTATAAGTGATAGTTTGATTATGGGATTTGATGAAGTGCTTGTATATCACGGTATAGGCACAGGAAAGCTTTCATATGCGGTTAAAAATTTCTTGAAATCACATCCTAGTGTGAAAGGATTTAGCGATGCAGCTCCTAATCAAGGAGGATTTGGTGCGAAAATAGTAAGATTTTAA
- a CDS encoding EAL domain-containing protein: MLNNDKKRRAKINGMLLVTIFVCIYFVAIVGISFYYKFTNAVSYQNIDLQKKSMFLAEQYVDRFKDVCRSDPEMFQDYINNNAIYEVVLLEDNGKNGYKVSASAIRGIRVGSDYNDADCLGVIKHDFRKDSYFSYKYLPENSARVCAFVQSGSYIVGFKSVLKNSISGLKDKGFIDWAIQNLSLVFFMAFVSALIGLIGCYWFIVAYSNLKQKYISLKDNTSGRIDDLISQLYIDPVTKLANKTALTRDISKFRLPKVILIDIDEFGKMNDFYGQYVCDQILIYMANLIDEFAKKENMSAYCVGTDRFALIEDGEFFIDRYEDLADKLLGRFKGRLITIKDENGEEISDIEVHTTIGFSIDTDYTLQKAIVALKIAKTTDKDYVCYFKGLNQKAEYAKQIEHSKLIKRAITNDSIVPYYQPIFDANGNVVKYECLIRIVDSNEIVSPQVFLSVSKRIKRYVELEKMLVSKSIEQLVKDPNLVLSINLSVRDMTDGSVSAFVLSILNKHKVADRIVFEILEDEDMQGVNRASIFIDKVKNMGAKIAIDDFGSGYSNFAYIIKLKPDYIKIDGSIIKDIDTNKDSYAIARAIVVFAKDLNIKTIAEYVHSKDVLDICKEIGVDEFQGFYLGAPSGKVL; encoded by the coding sequence ATGCTCAATAACGATAAAAAAAGACGTGCAAAGATAAATGGAATGCTACTTGTAACAATTTTTGTTTGTATATACTTTGTAGCTATTGTCGGGATATCTTTTTATTATAAATTTACAAATGCCGTCTCGTATCAAAACATTGACTTGCAGAAAAAGTCTATGTTCTTAGCGGAACAATACGTCGATCGTTTTAAAGATGTCTGTAGATCTGATCCAGAAATGTTTCAAGATTATATAAACAACAATGCTATATATGAGGTTGTATTATTAGAAGATAATGGCAAAAATGGCTATAAAGTCTCAGCATCCGCCATTAGAGGCATCAGGGTCGGAAGCGATTATAATGATGCAGATTGTCTTGGTGTTATTAAGCATGATTTTAGAAAAGATAGCTACTTTTCATATAAATATTTACCAGAAAATAGTGCTAGAGTCTGTGCATTTGTGCAGTCTGGTAGCTATATTGTAGGATTTAAAAGCGTTTTGAAAAATAGCATAAGTGGCTTAAAAGATAAAGGATTTATCGATTGGGCTATACAAAATTTATCATTAGTATTTTTTATGGCGTTTGTTTCTGCTTTGATCGGGCTTATTGGTTGTTATTGGTTTATTGTAGCGTATTCAAATTTAAAACAAAAATACATCTCTTTAAAGGACAATACGTCCGGTCGAATAGATGACCTTATTTCTCAGCTATACATCGATCCAGTAACAAAACTAGCAAACAAAACTGCCCTTACTAGGGATATATCGAAGTTTAGACTACCGAAGGTTATATTGATAGATATTGACGAATTTGGTAAGATGAATGACTTTTACGGACAATATGTCTGCGATCAGATCCTTATATATATGGCAAATTTAATAGATGAATTTGCTAAAAAAGAGAATATGTCGGCTTATTGTGTTGGCACTGATAGATTTGCATTGATCGAAGATGGAGAGTTTTTTATAGATAGATATGAAGATCTTGCAGATAAGCTTTTAGGGCGATTTAAAGGGCGACTTATCACTATAAAAGATGAAAATGGCGAAGAGATATCCGATATCGAGGTGCATACGACTATAGGCTTTTCAATTGATACTGACTACACGCTACAAAAGGCTATCGTGGCATTAAAGATCGCCAAGACGACAGATAAAGACTATGTTTGCTACTTTAAAGGACTTAACCAAAAGGCTGAATATGCAAAGCAGATCGAACACTCAAAGCTTATAAAAAGGGCTATCACGAACGATAGCATAGTACCGTATTATCAGCCGATATTTGATGCTAATGGTAATGTGGTAAAATATGAGTGCTTAATACGCATAGTTGATAGCAACGAAATTGTGTCTCCGCAAGTATTTTTGAGCGTTTCAAAGCGTATCAAACGCTATGTAGAGCTTGAAAAAATGCTAGTTTCAAAGAGCATAGAACAGTTAGTTAAAGATCCAAATTTAGTGTTGTCTATAAATTTGAGCGTTAGAGATATGACAGATGGTAGCGTAAGTGCATTTGTTTTAAGTATTTTAAATAAGCACAAAGTTGCCGATCGTATAGTTTTTGAGATACTCGAAGATGAAGATATGCAAGGCGTGAATCGTGCGAGTATTTTTATTGATAAGGTTAAAAATATGGGTGCTAAAATAGCCATAGATGACTTTGGTTCAGGGTATTCAAATTTTGCCTATATTATCAAGCTAAAACCAGATTATATAAAGATAGATGGCTCGATTATAAAAGATATTGATACAAATAAAGATTCATACGCTATCGCACGTGCGATTGTTGTTTTTGCTAAGGATCTAAATATAAAAACTATAGCTGAATACGTTCATTCAAAGGATGTTTTGGATATTTGCAAGGAGATAGGTGTGGATGAATTTCAGGGATTTTACTTAGGTGCTCCAAGTGGCAAGGTGCTATAA
- the dapE gene encoding succinyl-diaminopimelate desuccinylase produces MSVIELFEQLIRFRSVTPDDDGCLKFIAEFLSEFEAQFIEKNGVKSLILSREFGTLDSASSSHLAFAGHIDVVPSGQGWESDPFEPCHKNGYIYGRGTQDMKSGVAAFVCACKDAARASKFKGKISLILTSDEEGDAIYGTLEALKIMKEQGCLPEFAVVAEPTSDKKFGDSLKVGRRGSINGKIVIKGVQGHAAYPEKCVNPVHLLASLLDKIAGYDLDSGSEFFSPSKIVITDIRGGMQVCNVTPSDVTLMFNVRNSDMTSVDDVQNYLSSVLNGLCYDLNLKQSSKPFLTDKHSKIVQKMAQSVENITSIKPELNTKGGTSDARYLAEFGVKVVEFGVINDRIHAVNERTSVAEVEQLYAIFRDLIENFN; encoded by the coding sequence GTGAGTGTTATAGAGCTATTTGAGCAGCTTATTAGATTTCGCTCAGTTACGCCTGATGATGATGGTTGTTTGAAATTTATAGCTGAGTTTTTGAGTGAGTTTGAAGCTCAGTTTATAGAGAAAAATGGAGTTAAAAGTTTGATACTTAGCCGTGAGTTTGGCACTTTGGACAGTGCGAGTAGCTCCCATCTTGCCTTTGCAGGTCATATCGATGTTGTACCATCAGGACAGGGCTGGGAGAGTGATCCATTTGAGCCGTGCCATAAAAATGGATATATCTATGGGCGTGGAACGCAGGATATGAAAAGTGGTGTAGCTGCCTTTGTTTGTGCATGTAAGGATGCAGCTAGAGCTTCTAAATTTAAAGGTAAAATCAGTCTTATTTTAACAAGCGATGAAGAGGGTGATGCGATATATGGCACACTTGAAGCTTTAAAAATTATGAAAGAGCAAGGTTGTTTACCTGAGTTTGCGGTCGTGGCTGAACCTACAAGTGATAAAAAATTTGGCGATAGCCTAAAAGTTGGTAGACGCGGATCGATAAATGGCAAGATAGTTATAAAAGGAGTACAAGGGCATGCTGCATATCCTGAAAAATGTGTCAATCCAGTGCATCTGTTGGCATCGCTTTTAGACAAGATCGCAGGATATGACTTAGATAGTGGTAGTGAGTTTTTTTCGCCAAGTAAGATAGTCATCACAGATATTCGTGGTGGTATGCAAGTTTGTAATGTTACTCCAAGCGATGTTACACTGATGTTTAATGTGCGAAACTCTGATATGACAAGTGTTGATGACGTGCAGAATTATCTAAGCAGTGTCTTGAACGGGCTTTGCTATGATTTAAATTTAAAGCAAAGTTCAAAGCCATTTTTGACGGACAAACATAGTAAAATAGTACAAAAAATGGCTCAAAGTGTCGAAAATATAACTAGTATTAAGCCTGAACTAAATACAAAAGGTGGCACAAGCGATGCAAGGTATTTGGCTGAGTTTGGTGTAAAGGTCGTTGAGTTTGGAGTGATAAATGATCGCATACACGCAGTAAATGAGCGAACAAGTGTGGCTGAAGTAGAGCAGCTATATGCTATTTTTAGGGATTTGATAGAGAATTTTAACTGA
- the hisG gene encoding ATP phosphoribosyltransferase has protein sequence MLTIALPKGRIAEDTLDIFRKIFDSDFLFEDRKLILSEGSFKFLMVRNQDIPTYVTEGAADIGIVGLDVLEEHRPDVVRLLDLKIGKCHVCVGIKNEDELDYTQPELKIATKMPNITRNYFAQKAIAVKIIKLYGSIELAPIVELSNAIVDVVETGTTMKQNGLKVGETIMQSSAHLIANKNSFVIKKDEILELYHKIKEQVDKD, from the coding sequence ATGCTAACTATAGCATTGCCAAAGGGCAGGATAGCAGAAGATACTCTTGATATTTTTAGGAAAATTTTTGACTCGGATTTTTTATTTGAGGATCGTAAACTTATCCTTAGCGAAGGAAGTTTTAAATTCTTAATGGTACGAAACCAAGATATACCCACCTATGTAACAGAGGGTGCAGCAGATATCGGCATAGTCGGGCTTGATGTGCTTGAAGAGCACCGCCCTGATGTAGTGCGTTTGCTTGATCTAAAAATAGGCAAATGTCACGTTTGCGTTGGTATAAAAAATGAAGATGAACTTGACTACACACAACCCGAACTTAAAATCGCAACTAAAATGCCAAATATCACGCGAAACTACTTCGCACAAAAAGCGATCGCCGTAAAGATAATCAAACTCTACGGCTCAATAGAACTAGCTCCTATAGTTGAACTAAGCAATGCTATAGTTGATGTAGTCGAGACCGGTACAACAATGAAACAAAATGGACTAAAAGTGGGCGAAACTATAATGCAAAGCTCAGCACACTTAATTGCAAATAAAAATAGTTTTGTGATAAAAAAAGATGAAATTTTAGAGCTTTATCACAAGATAAAAGAGCAAGTAGATAAGGACTAA
- a CDS encoding type III pantothenate kinase produces the protein MILCNIGNTNATFLDDSKISRMSVEEFKTYEPSEKIYFICVNDSLFNKLNSNKFFINLEPYFEIDTIYQGLGVDRIAGCYGINDGVVVDAGSAITIDIMANGIHLGGYILPGIAGMLKAYENISPRLKLPINSQIDIDALPQKTADAISYGILKPIVTLLTQLAGSKKVYFTGGDGEFLAKFFKNAICDKMLVFRAMQKLIKDKKEILC, from the coding sequence ATGATTTTGTGTAATATCGGAAACACAAATGCAACTTTTTTAGATGATAGCAAGATCTCACGTATGAGTGTTGAAGAGTTTAAAACATATGAGCCAAGCGAAAAGATCTATTTTATATGTGTAAATGATAGTCTTTTTAATAAACTAAATAGCAATAAATTTTTTATAAATTTAGAGCCATATTTTGAGATAGATACGATATATCAAGGACTTGGTGTTGATCGTATAGCGGGATGCTATGGCATAAACGACGGTGTTGTAGTAGATGCTGGAAGTGCCATCACGATAGATATAATGGCAAATGGCATACACCTTGGAGGATACATACTGCCAGGTATTGCAGGTATGTTAAAGGCTTACGAAAATATATCACCACGCTTAAAATTACCCATAAACTCACAGATCGACATAGACGCACTACCACAAAAAACAGCTGACGCGATAAGCTACGGCATACTAAAGCCTATCGTTACACTGCTAACACAGCTTGCTGGTAGCAAAAAGGTATATTTTACAGGTGGTGATGGCGAATTTTTAGCTAAATTTTTTAAAAATGCCATATGCGACAAGATGCTCGTATTTCGTGCTATGCAAAAGCTCATCAAAGACAAAAAGGAAATTTTATGCTAA
- a CDS encoding L-seryl-tRNA selenium transferase: protein MRKFALLLTLGIALLFGGCGTKRQYFEPENVNESIKLSSDLPSSIKATSPNGATLKNGDIITKDGLLEEIKLPKDYMFLNKSQSQIISSDLNGDLNVSDMSGATLYYGKFPTAIISASIEGNLLAAISATNHIYLIDIVAAKTIMEYKSSEIYAVDSRVAAPYFMSSLIIYPTLDGKIYIVQKDSGRIIRDIVVSSESFFNNVIFLDIIGENMIAATAKKLIVINPQRTLYYNGEIKNILVNGEDIYVFQKDGNAIKTDLNLQKINEVNFKFAIFSDAIALNNSLYIIEKTGYLIKTDLDLNNAKIYELDGEIKDKSFMSKDAFYYDDEFVRFE, encoded by the coding sequence ATGAGAAAATTTGCACTTTTATTAACACTAGGCATCGCCTTGTTATTTGGCGGATGTGGCACAAAAAGGCAGTATTTCGAGCCAGAAAATGTAAATGAAAGTATAAAACTTTCATCAGATCTACCATCTTCTATAAAAGCCACAAGTCCAAATGGAGCAACACTTAAAAATGGCGATATAATAACAAAAGATGGGCTGCTAGAAGAGATAAAGCTGCCAAAAGATTATATGTTTTTAAACAAAAGTCAAAGTCAGATCATATCGTCTGATCTAAATGGCGATCTAAATGTCAGCGATATGAGTGGTGCGACACTTTATTATGGTAAATTTCCAACAGCTATCATCTCAGCATCAATAGAGGGCAACCTACTAGCAGCCATCAGTGCGACAAATCATATATATCTAATCGATATAGTTGCAGCAAAAACCATAATGGAGTATAAATCATCTGAAATTTACGCTGTTGATTCACGTGTGGCAGCACCTTACTTTATGAGTTCGCTTATCATATATCCGACATTAGACGGTAAAATTTATATCGTTCAAAAAGATAGTGGGCGTATCATAAGAGATATAGTAGTAAGCTCTGAAAGCTTCTTTAATAACGTCATATTCTTAGATATTATTGGCGAAAATATGATAGCCGCAACAGCCAAAAAACTTATCGTGATAAACCCACAAAGGACACTGTATTATAACGGCGAGATAAAGAATATATTGGTAAATGGCGAAGATATATATGTATTTCAAAAGGATGGAAACGCCATAAAAACTGATCTAAATCTACAAAAAATCAATGAAGTAAATTTTAAATTTGCCATATTTTCAGATGCGATAGCTTTAAATAACTCACTTTACATCATCGAAAAAACAGGCTATCTTATAAAGACCGATCTTGATCTAAATAATGCTAAAATTTATGAGCTTGATGGGGAGATAAAAGACAAAAGCTTTATGAGCAAAGATGCGTTTTACTATGACGATGAGTTTGTGAGATTTGAGTAA
- the gatC gene encoding Asp-tRNA(Asn)/Glu-tRNA(Gln) amidotransferase subunit GatC: protein MHIDDALLAKLEKLSSLKINDDKREEIKAQLSNIVSFVDVLNELDLSGDEAVVSSINGGTLLRDDEPSSSDVIDVILKNAPLKEGHFFSVPKIIE from the coding sequence ATGCATATTGATGACGCACTACTTGCAAAGCTTGAAAAGCTATCGTCGTTAAAAATAAATGATGATAAACGCGAAGAGATTAAGGCTCAGTTAAGCAATATTGTATCATTTGTAGATGTTTTAAATGAACTTGATCTAAGTGGTGATGAAGCGGTCGTAAGCTCGATAAATGGTGGAACTTTGCTAAGAGATGATGAGCCAAGCTCCAGCGATGTGATAGATGTTATACTAAAAAATGCTCCATTAAAAGAGGGTCATTTTTTCAGTGTTCCAAAGATAATAGAGTAG
- a CDS encoding type IV pilus twitching motility protein PilT gives MQKLFKIAVANNASDLHFVANAYPQMRVDGALRALEFDILSGESIKNLCYGLIDSEQEVILKSEKELDFAFEIVNFGRFRANFYYTDNGNLAATFRVIPKHIPTLDELNSPQILKQILTRQKGLILVTGATGSGKSTTLAAMLNEINLHENKHIITIEDPVEFIHESKNSLFSHRNVGTDTHSFARALKYALREDPDVILVGELRDAETISTAITAAETGHLVLATLHTNSAVQSINRIIDSFGGGEQVQVRNMLSSSLAMIVSQNLVPKIDGGRCVIYEILVNNTAVANLIRENKIHQIYSQMQLNQQQNGMITQAQSLKKAVQSGAISKENALNHSTNVQDFLNLVGM, from the coding sequence ATGCAAAAATTGTTTAAAATTGCCGTAGCTAATAATGCTAGCGATCTACACTTTGTAGCAAATGCATATCCGCAAATGCGAGTAGATGGAGCCTTAAGAGCATTAGAGTTTGATATTTTAAGCGGTGAAAGCATTAAAAATTTATGTTATGGCTTGATAGATAGTGAGCAAGAGGTTATTTTAAAAAGCGAAAAAGAGCTTGATTTTGCGTTTGAGATAGTTAATTTTGGGCGATTTCGTGCAAATTTCTATTATACAGATAATGGTAATTTAGCAGCTACTTTTCGTGTGATACCAAAGCATATCCCAACGCTTGATGAACTGAATAGTCCGCAAATTTTAAAGCAAATTTTAACTCGTCAAAAGGGGCTTATACTAGTTACTGGAGCGACTGGTAGTGGTAAATCAACAACACTTGCAGCGATGTTAAATGAGATAAATTTACATGAAAATAAGCATATTATCACGATAGAAGATCCTGTTGAGTTTATTCACGAGAGTAAAAATTCACTCTTTTCCCATCGCAATGTTGGCACCGATACACACAGCTTTGCAAGGGCTTTAAAGTATGCCTTGCGTGAAGACCCGGATGTGATATTGGTTGGCGAGTTACGTGATGCTGAAACTATATCTACAGCTATAACGGCTGCAGAAACAGGGCATTTAGTATTAGCCACACTTCATACAAACTCAGCCGTGCAGAGCATAAATCGCATAATAGACAGTTTCGGCGGTGGCGAACAAGTGCAAGTGCGAAATATGCTAAGTAGCTCACTTGCGATGATAGTTTCACAAAATTTAGTGCCTAAAATAGACGGCGGTAGATGCGTGATATATGAAATTTTAGTAAACAATACAGCAGTTGCAAATCTAATACGTGAGAATAAAATTCACCAAATTTATTCACAAATGCAATTAAATCAGCAACAAAATGGTATGATAACTCAAGCTCAGTCGCTAAAAAAAGCAGTGCAAAGCGGAGCTATCAGTAAAGAAAATGCACTCAATCATTCGACAAATGTGCAGGATTTTTTAAATTTAGTAGGTATGTAA